In Acipenser ruthenus chromosome 15, fAciRut3.2 maternal haplotype, whole genome shotgun sequence, a genomic segment contains:
- the LOC117418456 gene encoding isthmin-2-like translates to MQQIRGKRVLLLCVVVLIFYLALVKGFPAKKHKNTPKVRSNTFMEVKGQTASTESQRVLEIMQQNNRVKSWKRSLPRRHKRRWSQQQRAGGIQSQSKADLEETNPFVLDLKNFPGLANADLDSQNPNIQVTIEVVDDPQAEFEMDLHKGSRNDWSLSSADWLDKKEVFWPLFWGYPDSSEDGTGRMSTEDYPVEYDSEDSVLSGVGDWDRRWPVHKGWGSKDNYEYEEEEEWSAWSPCSATCGTGNQKRTRSCGYACTATESRTCDLIRCPGIEDDMNAVTDLMPYETENGTELFDADVDSCEKWLNCKSDFLKKYLHQVLTELPSCPCSYPSEAVYSTVNIFDNKQGKTYRWRDASGPKERLDIYKPTARFCVRSMLSLDSTTLAAQHCCYTDEMRLITRGKGAGAPNLISTEFSPELHYKVDVLPWILCKGDWSRFHAVRPPNNGMECTENPPEEVYMNELEEAREY, encoded by the exons ATGCAACAGATCAGAGGAAAGAGGGTTCTGCTGCTTTGTGTGGTCGTCTTGATATTTTACCTTGCTTTGGTCAAGGGGTTCCCCGCTAAAAAGCATAAAAACACCCCTAAGGTCAGAAGCAACACGTTTATGGag GTTAAAGGCCAAACAGCCTCCACAGAGTCCCAGCGAGTGTTGGAAATAATGCAGCAGAACAACCGGGTTAAGAGCTGGAAGAGAAGCCTTCCACGCCGTCACAAGCGCAGGTGGTCCCAGCAGCAGCGAGCGGGCGGGATCCAGAGCCAGTCCAAGGCTGACCTGGAGGAAACCAACCCCTTTGTTCTGGATCTCAAGAATTTTCCAGGTCTAGCTAACGCAGACCTCGACTCTCAAAACCCAAACATTCAG GTAACCATTGAGGTTGTGGATGACCCTCAAGCTGAGTTTGAGATGGATCTACATAAAGGAAGCCGGAATGACTGGTCCTTGTCCTCTGCTGACTGGCTGGATAAAAAGGAAGTGTTCTGGCCCTTGTTCTGGGGATACCCTGACTCCTCGGAGGACGGTACTGGAAGAATGAGCACCGAGGATTACCCTGTGGAGTATGACAGCGAAGACTCAGTATTGAGTGGAGTAGGAGACTGGGACAGAAGATGGCCAGTACACAAGGGCTGGGGCTCCAAGGACAACTATG AGTATGAAGAAGAGGAGGAGTGGAGTGCCTGGTCCCCCTGCAGCGCTACATGTGGCACAGGGAACCAGAAGCGCACGCGATCATGTGGTTATGCCTGCACTGCGACAGAGTCCAGAACCTGCGACCTGATCCGCTGTCCAG GAATTGAAGATGATATGAATGCTGTAACAGATCTCATGCCTTATGAAACAGAAAACGGCACAGAGCTATTTGATGCAG ATGTCGACAGCTGTGAAAAGTGGCTCAACTGCAAAAGCGACTTCTTAAAGAAGTACCTTCACCAAGTGCTGACAGAGCTGCCCAGCTGCCCGTGCAGTTACCCATCAGAAGCTGTCTACAGCACAGTTAACATCTTCGACAATAAGCAAGGGAAGACCTACCGATGGCGGGATGCAAGTGGCCCCAAAGAACGGCTGGATATTTATAAACCCACGGCCAGGTTCTGCGTGCGCTCCATGCTCTCCCTGGACAGCACCACTCTGGCTGCACAGCACTGCTGCTACACTGATGAGATGAGACTAATCACCAGGGGGAAGGGTGCAGGCGCCCCCAATCTTATCAGCACAGAGTTCTCACCTGAGCTGCATTACAAAGTGGATGTGTTACCATGGATTTTGTGCAAAGGGGATTGGAGCAGGTTTCATGCAGTACGGCCACCCAACAATGGGATGGAGTGCACTGAAAACCCACCAGAGGAGGTTTACATGAACGAGCTGGAGGAGGCAAGGGAATATTAA